Below is a genomic region from Chromatiaceae bacterium.
AGGCGGGGATCGACAGCACTGCCTCGAGGCCGGAGCGCCCGGGAATCACCGCGCGACCACCCCCCGCCCGAAGCGCCGGCGGAGGGTTACCGACCACAACAGGAGATCACGATGCGTATCGCACGCTGCATCGACAGACAGGGCCGGATCCGCTGGGTCGAACCGCACGGGGAGCAACTGGGTCAACTGCTCGAGGTCGCGCCCGGGCTCGACGACGTCCGGCGACTCGACGAGCGGATCGAGGTGCAGCGCTGGCTGGCTCCCGTGCGGCCAACCGACATCTACGGCATCGGGCTCAACTACCGTGCGCACGCGGCCGAAACCGGCGCGCCGATTCCGGAGAACCCGGTGATGTTCATGAAGCCCAGTACGGCCGTCACCGATCCGGGTGAACCCATCCTGCTACCGCGCGCCTGTGAACACGGCCCGGAGGTCGACTACGAGGCAGAGCTCGCCGTGGTGATCGGCAGGACAGCGCGCGATGTCAGCGAGGCCGACGCGCTCGACCATGTCTTCGGGTACACCTGCGCCAACGACGTCTCGGCCCGTCGCTGGCAGAAGCACGCCGGGGGTGGCCAGTGGGTGCGCGGCAAGAGTTTCGACACCTTTTGCCCGCTCGGGCCTCTGCTTGTCACTGCCGACGAGATCCCGGACCCCCAGTCCCTGCCGATCCGCTCGGTACTGAACGGAACCACGATGCAATCGAGCACGACCGGCGACATGATCTTCTCGGTGGCCAAGCTGATCGCCTTCATCAGTCGCGACACCACGCTGCTGCCCGGCTCCGTGATCCT
It encodes:
- a CDS encoding fumarylacetoacetate hydrolase family protein gives rise to the protein MRIARCIDRQGRIRWVEPHGEQLGQLLEVAPGLDDVRRLDERIEVQRWLAPVRPTDIYGIGLNYRAHAAETGAPIPENPVMFMKPSTAVTDPGEPILLPRACEHGPEVDYEAELAVVIGRTARDVSEADALDHVFGYTCANDVSARRWQKHAGGGQWVRGKSFDTFCPLGPLLVTADEIPDPQSLPIRSVLNGTTMQSSTTGDMIFSVAKLIAFISRDTTLLPGSVILTGTPEGVGFARKPPVYLSHGDTIEIVIDGIGTLRNPVRNA